The Sediminispirochaeta smaragdinae DSM 11293 genome has a segment encoding these proteins:
- a CDS encoding carbohydrate ABC transporter permease yields MKTTAKHQSLGSAGRGITYLILTLWSLMVLFPVWTMVINSFKKRLDIYKDPFGLPSIWSFDSYLAVLKGHQFGRYFFNSILITVLSLALILLLGSLASYAIARWNSKLSRWLYAFMIAGMMIPIRIGSIPLLRMINEMGLMNSLFSLLPIYVAMGIPVAVLVLTQFIRDIPIEMTEAALIDGAKPRQIYYKIVLKLIQPAMASVAIYNLVPIWNDLWFPLIFINKESQKTVILGVTTLFGQYQTDWSRILAVLTLASLPILLLYLAMSRQFVEGLTAGAVKG; encoded by the coding sequence ATGAAAACAACAGCGAAACATCAATCCCTGGGGAGCGCCGGACGAGGGATTACCTACCTCATATTAACTCTTTGGTCCTTGATGGTTCTCTTTCCGGTCTGGACCATGGTGATCAACTCTTTTAAGAAACGACTTGATATCTATAAAGACCCTTTCGGTTTGCCTTCTATTTGGAGCTTCGACAGCTACCTGGCCGTGTTGAAGGGGCACCAGTTCGGGCGCTATTTCTTCAACAGCATATTGATAACCGTTCTCTCGCTGGCGCTGATCCTGCTTCTCGGTAGTCTCGCCTCCTATGCCATTGCCCGCTGGAATTCCAAGTTGTCACGATGGTTATATGCCTTCATGATAGCCGGTATGATGATCCCAATTCGGATCGGCAGCATTCCCCTTTTGCGAATGATCAATGAAATGGGGCTTATGAACAGTCTTTTCAGTCTTTTGCCGATCTATGTGGCAATGGGTATTCCCGTTGCCGTTCTCGTTCTGACCCAGTTTATTCGCGATATCCCCATCGAGATGACCGAGGCTGCGCTCATCGACGGGGCCAAACCGCGGCAGATCTATTACAAGATCGTATTGAAGCTGATTCAGCCTGCCATGGCTTCGGTTGCCATCTACAACCTCGTTCCTATTTGGAACGATCTCTGGTTTCCCCTCATTTTCATCAACAAGGAGAGCCAGAAAACGGTCATTTTGGGGGTGACAACCCTTTTCGGCCAGTATCAGACCGATTGGTCGAGAATCCTCGCGGTTCTGACCCTCGCTTCTCTTCCTATTCTTCTCCTCTATCTTGCGATGTCCAGGCAGTTTGTGGAAGGCCTGACTGCAGGAGCGGTCAAGGGATAG
- a CDS encoding 2-hydroxyacyl-CoA dehydratase: MNDKSDKSSDIVKIGLDIGSTTVKIVLLDQANTILYKEYARHRSDIKESLIVLLERAYEQFGDRTITLKAAGSAGISIAEWLGIPFVQEVIASTGAIEAFLPQTDVAIELGGEDAKITYFEGTVDQRMNGSCAGGTGAFIDQMAVLLKTDADGLNELASRHSHIYPIAARCGVFAKTDIQPLLNEGAAREDIAASVLQAVVNQTIGGLAQGKPIRGHVAFLGGPLSFMPELRKRFIETLKLTPEEVVFPEELARFVVAIGAALASDEEEPFPFRELKEKLPGLRSATSFEVHRLRPLFYDEKELAQFRARHAKHSVARAPLAEYHGKAYLGIDAGSTTTKAALIDDDGQLLWSFYSGNNGSPLKSSIGMLSDLYALLPDDVEISCSTVTGYGESLLKAALKIDIGEIETVAHYKAAEHFLPGVDFILDIGGQDMKCLRIRDGVIDEILLNEACSSGCGSFIETFAISLGMPVADFAKEALLAAQPVDLGSRCTVFMNSRVKQAQKEGVTVGDISAGLCYSVIKNALTKVIKIKNPEDLGEKIIVQGGTFYNEAALRAFELISARETIRPDIAGIMGAFGAALISRERSVQDCKSSMLGRDELESFTVETSMDRCGKCANNCRLTISRFSDGRRFVSGNRCERGAGEEQAFERSKDLPNLYAYKEHRLFAYTPITKEKAKATVGIPRGLNTYENYPFWFTFFTELGYRVELSRSSNKRLFEEGMDTIPAESVCYPAKLMHGHIVNLEKRKVDFIWYPSVPYEKKEDPEATNHYNCPIVAGYPEVIKNNVGGLNEEGVPFLNPYFSMDHKQRLKLRLWKELRHRGHSLRAISAAVEAAWTEKERTKEDIRKEGERALRYIREHDIRGIVLAGRPYHVDSEVNHGIPDLIIQMGMAVLSEDSVAHLGRIERPLRVVDQWVYHNRLYAAATFVGKTKGLELVQLNSFGCGLDAITTDQIHEILHGYGKIYTVLKIDEGNQLGAARIRLRSLKAVMDERDRGAIPVLHEKEKRERVLFTKEMRETYTILAPQMAPMHFDIIQAAFSHSGYNLVVLPEVDHEAVDVGLKYVNNDACYPSIIVVGQLINAIQSGKYDPNRVALLLTQTGGGCRATNYIGFLRKALEDADLAHIPVISLNALGMEKNPGFTLTAKLAKRAFQGLVYGDLLMRMLLRTRPYEAEPGSAEALYHKWKEICKNSLKRASTWRYHSNNRKMIREFDRLPLLDIKKPKVGLVGEILVKFHPTANNQVIKVVEHEGAEAVMPDLYDFFLYTAHTAHFKRTHLSGSRKKEFFSALAISYLESFRKVMRRELKRSVHFHAPPTIYELARRTKPVVSLGTQMGEGWFLTGEMIELIESGADNVICMQPFACLPNQITGKGMIKALKNRYEQANIAAIDYDPGASEVNQLNRIKLMLSVAFKKLEAENVASQEDKSGPKKAYSRISTEG, from the coding sequence ATGAATGACAAGAGTGACAAGAGTAGTGACATAGTCAAAATAGGCCTGGATATTGGCTCTACGACGGTGAAAATCGTCCTTCTGGATCAAGCCAATACCATTTTGTATAAGGAATATGCCCGTCACCGTTCGGATATTAAAGAGAGCCTCATTGTTCTCCTTGAACGGGCCTACGAGCAATTCGGAGATCGAACCATCACCTTGAAAGCTGCCGGATCGGCGGGGATCAGCATTGCCGAGTGGCTTGGCATTCCCTTTGTTCAGGAGGTTATTGCTTCCACCGGTGCTATCGAGGCATTCCTTCCTCAGACCGACGTCGCTATTGAGCTCGGCGGTGAGGATGCCAAGATTACCTACTTCGAGGGTACTGTTGATCAGCGCATGAATGGTAGCTGTGCCGGAGGTACGGGGGCCTTCATCGACCAGATGGCGGTACTTTTGAAGACTGATGCCGACGGCCTGAACGAACTGGCTTCCCGCCACTCCCATATCTATCCCATAGCGGCACGGTGCGGTGTCTTTGCAAAGACCGATATTCAACCCCTTTTGAACGAGGGGGCGGCCAGGGAAGACATTGCCGCATCGGTGCTTCAGGCGGTGGTCAATCAGACCATCGGCGGACTTGCGCAGGGAAAGCCGATACGGGGCCATGTCGCCTTTCTCGGAGGACCGCTTTCCTTCATGCCCGAGCTGCGTAAGCGCTTTATCGAAACCCTTAAGCTTACTCCTGAGGAGGTTGTCTTCCCGGAGGAACTTGCCCGTTTTGTTGTGGCGATCGGGGCCGCTCTCGCCTCCGATGAAGAGGAACCGTTTCCCTTCCGTGAGTTGAAGGAGAAGCTTCCCGGACTCCGTTCGGCCACCAGTTTTGAGGTCCATCGTCTTCGTCCCCTTTTCTATGATGAGAAGGAGCTTGCGCAGTTTCGCGCACGCCATGCGAAACATAGTGTTGCCAGGGCGCCTTTGGCCGAGTATCACGGAAAAGCTTATCTCGGTATTGATGCAGGCAGCACCACCACCAAAGCCGCCCTTATCGACGATGACGGACAACTCCTTTGGTCCTTTTACAGCGGAAACAACGGCTCTCCCCTGAAAAGCAGCATCGGTATGTTGAGTGACCTTTACGCCCTCTTGCCCGATGATGTGGAGATTTCATGTTCCACGGTAACCGGTTACGGCGAGTCCCTTCTCAAGGCGGCCCTCAAGATCGATATCGGCGAGATCGAAACCGTCGCCCATTACAAGGCAGCCGAGCATTTTCTCCCGGGTGTCGATTTTATTCTCGATATCGGCGGACAAGACATGAAATGTCTTCGTATCCGTGACGGTGTCATCGATGAGATCCTGCTGAACGAAGCCTGTTCTTCCGGATGCGGTTCCTTTATTGAAACCTTTGCCATCAGCCTTGGTATGCCGGTGGCGGATTTTGCGAAAGAGGCCCTACTCGCCGCTCAACCCGTGGACCTCGGCAGCCGCTGTACCGTGTTTATGAACAGCCGTGTCAAACAGGCCCAGAAAGAGGGTGTGACCGTCGGTGATATTTCCGCCGGACTTTGCTATTCGGTCATCAAGAATGCCCTGACCAAGGTGATCAAGATCAAGAATCCCGAGGACCTTGGGGAGAAGATTATTGTTCAAGGTGGAACCTTTTATAACGAGGCAGCCTTGCGGGCCTTCGAGCTGATTAGTGCAAGGGAGACCATACGACCCGACATTGCCGGTATCATGGGGGCCTTTGGGGCGGCTCTGATCAGCCGTGAGCGTTCCGTCCAGGACTGTAAGAGTTCGATGCTTGGAAGAGACGAACTGGAGAGTTTCACCGTTGAAACCAGCATGGATCGATGCGGAAAGTGTGCAAACAACTGTCGTCTTACCATCTCCCGTTTCTCCGACGGTCGACGTTTCGTTTCAGGCAACCGGTGCGAGCGGGGAGCCGGTGAGGAGCAGGCCTTTGAGAGAAGCAAGGATCTCCCTAATCTCTACGCCTACAAAGAGCATCGTCTGTTTGCCTATACTCCCATCACCAAGGAAAAGGCGAAGGCTACCGTCGGTATCCCACGGGGCCTGAACACCTACGAAAACTACCCCTTTTGGTTCACCTTCTTTACCGAACTTGGCTATCGGGTAGAGCTTTCCCGCAGCAGCAACAAGCGGCTTTTCGAGGAGGGAATGGATACCATCCCTGCGGAATCGGTCTGCTATCCTGCCAAGCTTATGCATGGCCATATCGTCAATCTTGAAAAACGCAAGGTCGATTTTATCTGGTATCCGTCGGTTCCCTACGAAAAGAAAGAGGATCCGGAAGCGACTAATCACTATAACTGTCCCATCGTCGCGGGCTACCCGGAGGTGATAAAAAACAATGTCGGGGGGCTTAACGAAGAGGGGGTTCCCTTTCTGAATCCCTATTTCTCCATGGATCACAAGCAGCGCCTTAAGCTCCGGCTTTGGAAGGAGTTACGTCACCGTGGGCATTCTCTTCGTGCCATTTCCGCTGCCGTAGAGGCTGCATGGACCGAGAAGGAGCGTACGAAAGAGGATATTCGGAAAGAGGGCGAACGTGCTTTGCGTTATATCCGGGAGCATGACATCCGGGGTATTGTTCTTGCCGGCCGCCCCTATCACGTTGATTCCGAAGTCAATCACGGAATTCCCGATCTCATCATCCAGATGGGGATGGCTGTCCTTTCCGAGGATTCTGTGGCGCATCTCGGACGAATCGAGCGTCCGCTGCGGGTTGTCGACCAGTGGGTATATCACAACCGGCTTTATGCTGCGGCAACCTTTGTCGGAAAGACCAAGGGGCTTGAACTTGTTCAGCTCAATAGTTTCGGCTGCGGTCTCGATGCGATTACCACCGACCAGATACATGAGATCCTCCACGGCTACGGTAAGATCTATACCGTTCTCAAGATTGATGAAGGGAATCAGCTGGGGGCTGCCAGGATAAGGCTTCGTAGTCTCAAGGCTGTCATGGACGAGCGGGACAGGGGAGCGATCCCCGTTCTCCACGAGAAGGAAAAACGGGAGAGGGTACTCTTTACCAAGGAGATGCGGGAAACCTACACCATTCTCGCTCCTCAGATGGCTCCCATGCATTTTGATATCATTCAGGCCGCATTCTCGCATTCCGGCTATAATCTCGTAGTCCTGCCTGAGGTGGACCATGAAGCCGTGGATGTCGGCCTTAAATATGTGAACAACGACGCCTGCTATCCCTCCATCATTGTGGTGGGGCAGTTGATAAATGCCATCCAGTCCGGAAAATATGATCCCAACAGGGTTGCCTTGCTTTTGACGCAGACAGGAGGGGGATGCCGTGCCACAAACTACATCGGTTTCCTGCGAAAGGCTCTAGAGGATGCGGATCTCGCCCATATTCCGGTTATCAGTCTCAACGCCCTCGGTATGGAGAAGAACCCCGGCTTCACCCTTACGGCAAAACTGGCCAAGCGGGCCTTTCAGGGACTTGTCTACGGAGATTTGCTCATGCGTATGCTCCTTCGGACCAGACCCTATGAAGCTGAACCCGGAAGTGCCGAGGCCTTATACCACAAGTGGAAAGAGATCTGTAAAAATTCTCTTAAACGGGCCTCCACCTGGCGCTATCACTCAAACAACAGGAAGATGATCAGAGAATTCGATCGTCTGCCGTTGCTGGATATCAAGAAGCCGAAGGTTGGTCTTGTCGGCGAGATCCTCGTCAAGTTTCATCCGACCGCCAACAATCAGGTGATCAAGGTTGTGGAGCATGAGGGTGCCGAGGCTGTTATGCCCGATCTTTACGACTTCTTCCTCTATACAGCCCATACGGCGCACTTTAAACGCACCCACCTTTCGGGCAGTAGAAAGAAAGAGTTTTTCTCCGCTCTCGCTATCAGCTATTTAGAAAGTTTTCGGAAGGTGATGAGACGGGAACTCAAACGCAGTGTTCACTTTCATGCGCCCCCTACGATCTATGAGCTTGCCCGACGAACAAAACCGGTGGTAAGCCTTGGTACCCAGATGGGAGAAGGATGGTTCTTAACCGGTGAGATGATCGAACTGATTGAGAGCGGTGCCGACAATGTAATCTGTATGCAGCCCTTTGCCTGCCTTCCGAACCAGATAACAGGGAAGGGGATGATCAAGGCGCTGAAGAATCGCTATGAGCAGGCCAATATTGCCGCCATCGATTACGATCCCGGGGCCAGCGAGGTAAATCAGCTCAATCGTATCAAATTGATGCTTTCGGTTGCTTTTAAGAAACTGGAAGCGGAGAATGTGGCAAGCCAGGAGGATAAGAGCGGGCCTAAGAAGGCTTATTCCCGTATCAGTACCGAGGGATAG
- a CDS encoding ABC transporter substrate-binding protein, which produces MKKGFLSLWILLVMITIGTFFSCSKENDEAAAEKKNEVEKVALRMGSWRMDDVAQMEAVLAEFTKTHPGIEILFQPTNPPDYNATLRLQLESGTGPDIMYARSYATGIQLFEDGYLSDLSSLSGLDTTYSEGNQAPWMTKDGKNFAIPFTAVSHGVFYNKDIFKELGLSIPESWSDFLSVCKTIKAAGYIPVANSLGDEWDINEVVFMNLAPNFIGGREGRLAYDEGKTPFNDKKVVALFQAMASLAPYLPEGFEALTYNDSNALFATGQAAMYFDGSWTLGTFSDVDFDWGVFAPPAPDGQKVHYICFHPDAGMAINSSTKYPEEAKIFLEWLGSPEGAQVLAENLPMGMFPMSNIAVEIEDPHAKEFLSLNDGRQLDVRWAWPELLGGDPSGYNLMMEGSIGVITGRITPKQAADNLQEGLAKWYPPAQKW; this is translated from the coding sequence ATGAAAAAAGGCTTTCTATCGCTTTGGATCCTTTTGGTCATGATCACCATTGGGACCTTTTTTTCTTGCAGCAAAGAGAACGACGAAGCTGCGGCCGAAAAAAAGAACGAAGTTGAAAAGGTTGCCCTGCGGATGGGGTCGTGGAGGATGGATGACGTCGCCCAGATGGAGGCGGTTCTGGCCGAATTTACCAAAACCCATCCGGGGATTGAGATTCTCTTTCAGCCGACCAATCCGCCGGACTACAATGCAACCTTGCGGCTGCAGCTGGAATCCGGTACGGGACCGGATATCATGTATGCCCGTTCGTATGCCACCGGAATTCAGCTTTTCGAAGATGGTTATCTAAGCGATCTCTCCTCACTTTCCGGCCTTGATACAACCTACAGCGAGGGCAATCAGGCTCCCTGGATGACAAAGGACGGTAAGAATTTCGCCATTCCCTTTACCGCAGTATCCCATGGGGTTTTTTACAACAAGGATATTTTTAAGGAATTGGGCCTTTCGATTCCCGAAAGCTGGAGCGATTTTCTCTCCGTCTGCAAAACGATCAAGGCGGCGGGCTACATTCCCGTTGCGAATTCCCTTGGTGACGAGTGGGATATCAACGAGGTTGTTTTTATGAATCTCGCCCCCAACTTTATCGGCGGAAGAGAAGGGCGTCTTGCATACGACGAGGGAAAAACCCCTTTCAACGACAAGAAAGTAGTTGCCCTTTTTCAGGCCATGGCTTCACTGGCCCCTTACCTGCCGGAAGGTTTTGAGGCTTTGACCTACAACGACAGCAATGCCCTCTTCGCCACCGGACAGGCAGCCATGTATTTCGACGGCTCCTGGACGCTCGGCACCTTCAGCGATGTGGATTTTGATTGGGGCGTTTTTGCTCCTCCGGCTCCCGATGGACAGAAAGTGCACTACATCTGCTTCCATCCCGATGCGGGTATGGCCATAAACAGCAGCACAAAGTACCCCGAAGAGGCTAAAATCTTCCTCGAATGGCTTGGTTCTCCCGAGGGTGCACAGGTTTTGGCAGAAAACCTTCCCATGGGAATGTTTCCGATGAGCAATATCGCCGTCGAGATCGAAGATCCTCATGCAAAAGAGTTTCTTTCCCTCAACGACGGGCGTCAGCTCGATGTCAGATGGGCTTGGCCGGAACTGCTTGGCGGAGATCCCTCCGGCTATAACCTGATGATGGAAGGTTCGATCGGTGTCATTACGGGACGAATCACTCCCAAGCAGGCTGCCGATAATCTCCAGGAAGGCTTGGCTAAATGGTATCCTCCTGCCCAGAAATGGTAA
- a CDS encoding carbohydrate ABC transporter permease, producing MQRYIEGRSQPFSWFLYILPALLVYLIFLAYPLFSSMLTSFMTGNHAQIQTFVGFDNYVRLFTEEELSTRYFSAFRNTVVFFAIHMLVQNVLGMLFANFLQNKHLKGRKFYQTIIFIPATLAIIVTGYLWKLILNPQWGAFNLILKALGSEHANFPWLGTPGVSLVVISLVSSWQWVGIPTMFFISALGNIPDELYEAAAISGASPWQVFTNIKLPLILPTVGVVSTLTFVNNFNAFDVVFAMENVNGAPDYSTDILGTFFYRTGIAGQHPIGIPDRGMGAAVATVTFVVLIIGVALIRRITVKRDEV from the coding sequence ATGCAGCGATATATTGAAGGGCGGAGTCAACCCTTTTCTTGGTTTCTTTACATTCTCCCGGCTTTGCTTGTCTATCTCATTTTTCTTGCCTATCCCCTTTTCAGCTCCATGCTGACCAGCTTTATGACGGGCAATCATGCCCAAATTCAAACCTTCGTGGGGTTTGACAACTATGTTCGTCTTTTTACCGAAGAGGAACTTTCCACGCGTTATTTCTCGGCCTTTAGAAATACCGTTGTCTTTTTCGCCATACACATGCTGGTTCAGAATGTTCTGGGTATGCTGTTTGCCAATTTCCTACAAAACAAACATTTGAAGGGGCGCAAATTCTATCAAACGATCATTTTTATTCCCGCTACCCTGGCCATTATCGTCACGGGCTACCTCTGGAAGCTGATTCTGAATCCGCAGTGGGGTGCCTTTAACCTTATACTCAAGGCCCTCGGATCAGAGCACGCAAATTTCCCCTGGCTCGGCACCCCTGGTGTCTCTCTGGTCGTCATTTCGCTGGTTTCTTCCTGGCAGTGGGTTGGTATCCCGACGATGTTTTTTATTTCCGCCTTGGGAAATATCCCGGATGAACTGTACGAAGCTGCCGCAATAAGCGGGGCCTCACCGTGGCAGGTCTTTACCAACATCAAGTTGCCTCTCATCTTGCCCACAGTGGGGGTCGTCTCGACTCTCACCTTTGTGAACAACTTCAATGCCTTTGATGTTGTATTTGCCATGGAGAATGTAAATGGTGCTCCCGATTATTCGACGGATATTCTCGGGACCTTCTTTTACCGAACCGGTATTGCGGGACAGCATCCCATCGGTATCCCCGATCGGGGAATGGGAGCGGCAGTGGCCACCGTTACCTTTGTGGTACTGATTATTGGAGTGGCCCTGATTCGTCGTATTACCGTAAAACGAGATGAGGTCTGA
- a CDS encoding SDR family NAD(P)-dependent oxidoreductase codes for MESTQKGYALITGGGAGLGLEMAKLLAARSYPLILCGRRKEVLASGAQECLTCGAPKVKTISCDLVEAQAAERLAEEVSAVCTEEDTPLEILVNNAGRGLFGPVIKQNKDDLAAMIKLNIESLANMCRLFVPMLTDRGKGNVLNVGSIAGGQPMPFFAGYGATKSFVHTFTLALRAELYGSGVSVTLLEPGFIRTGFDKAAGIESQKYRSFSFRKGMSADRVARSAVRALLAGRARVIPGFGNRISAFFGALLSDTLIATIMRISVMGLTGKKE; via the coding sequence ATGGAAAGCACCCAAAAAGGATACGCCTTAATAACAGGAGGGGGGGCCGGGCTCGGTCTGGAAATGGCAAAACTGCTGGCTGCCCGATCCTATCCCCTTATTCTCTGCGGGAGAAGGAAAGAGGTTCTTGCATCAGGGGCACAAGAGTGCCTTACATGCGGCGCTCCGAAGGTTAAGACTATATCGTGCGATCTCGTGGAAGCGCAAGCAGCAGAACGGCTTGCCGAAGAGGTTTCCGCCGTCTGTACCGAGGAAGATACGCCGCTGGAGATATTGGTAAACAATGCGGGAAGAGGGCTTTTTGGTCCTGTGATCAAACAAAACAAAGACGACCTCGCCGCAATGATCAAATTGAATATAGAGTCCTTAGCAAACATGTGTCGGCTTTTTGTACCGATGCTTACGGATAGAGGGAAGGGAAACGTCCTGAATGTCGGCTCCATTGCGGGAGGACAACCGATGCCCTTTTTCGCCGGTTATGGTGCGACAAAAAGCTTTGTGCATACCTTTACCCTTGCCCTGCGGGCGGAGTTATACGGCAGCGGAGTTTCTGTCACCTTGCTGGAGCCGGGATTCATACGAACAGGATTCGATAAAGCTGCCGGAATCGAAAGTCAGAAGTACCGCAGCTTTTCATTTCGGAAGGGGATGTCTGCCGACCGAGTTGCGCGCTCGGCGGTCAGGGCGCTGCTTGCCGGAAGGGCAAGGGTGATACCTGGTTTCGGCAACCGTATTTCGGCATTTTTCGGAGCATTGCTTTCCGACACTCTTATTGCGACAATTATGCGAATTTCAGTTATGGGCCTTACCGGCAAAAAGGAATAG
- a CDS encoding response regulator transcription factor, with translation MVVDTVRVLLVDDQLLFLESLKIVLENLSEEIEVCGLASSGHEAISLAATCRPDVILMDVSMPEMDGIEASARIKAERPDVNIIMLTTFEEKGKVQEAIKLGINGYLLKNLKPELLIQYILLSAEGGVFLSTEVADRLCRQGGDEKAGDEQAERCLDEEDSSYKFLTRREKEVLKYLAMDMTNMEIAEKIHVGYQTIRNYISVIYSKLNVSNRMEVIKKIQEL, from the coding sequence ATGGTTGTGGATACGGTAAGAGTTTTGTTGGTTGATGATCAACTCCTTTTTCTGGAGAGTCTCAAAATCGTTCTGGAGAACCTTTCTGAAGAGATCGAAGTGTGCGGCCTTGCTTCTTCCGGTCACGAGGCGATCAGCTTGGCGGCAACGTGTCGACCCGATGTTATTTTGATGGATGTGAGCATGCCGGAGATGGACGGAATCGAAGCATCGGCGAGGATTAAGGCCGAGCGGCCCGATGTCAACATCATCATGCTGACCACCTTTGAGGAGAAGGGTAAGGTCCAAGAGGCCATCAAGCTGGGGATAAACGGCTATCTGCTCAAGAATCTCAAACCCGAACTGCTTATTCAGTATATCCTGCTCTCGGCTGAGGGCGGTGTTTTCCTTTCGACCGAGGTGGCGGACCGCTTATGTCGCCAGGGCGGGGATGAAAAGGCCGGGGATGAGCAAGCGGAACGCTGCCTGGATGAAGAGGATAGTTCCTACAAGTTCCTCACGAGGCGGGAAAAAGAGGTGCTGAAATACCTTGCCATGGATATGACAAACATGGAGATCGCCGAAAAAATCCATGTAGGCTATCAGACAATACGTAATTATATCAGCGTTATTTATTCTAAGCTGAACGTGTCGAATCGGATGGAAGTAATCAAGAAGATACAGGAGCTGTAA
- a CDS encoding sensor histidine kinase, whose translation MERERLFAIFLIGVSLLSHMGAGLFFGVQEQHVDYLRIHWHLPFYLLLAISAVLSILINLKIDSGKKQVILLIDVLLFFLIGYPLGPHLDIEIILGINLITILVFSFSDLYGEKIALIIIVVTLMLQAPYSLWFTQVPAPSMENMIFAAFILVVFTLFLSILKRVMNRLHHEEIRSRKYNRALDELTNNSFDYQHISRQNAMELIRTEKQYITREVHDIISYAMTNQLMLVQAAMSIKDKNSPVVDELLEKAKNEINGGMSKTRAALGELRDQEFDQEDVNLLVEQLIAKFKNFSHIDVQFRKDEFFSRLPRAYNQTIFHIIQQCMTNTYLHSSADTIEILCEHEGRCVVVVVKDNGTNSRGFREGIGIKGMRERIEMLGGVLKISALSLGFTVRAEIPIAEG comes from the coding sequence ATGGAGCGTGAAAGGCTATTTGCGATTTTTCTCATTGGTGTTTCTCTTCTATCGCATATGGGTGCCGGCCTTTTTTTCGGAGTCCAGGAGCAACATGTCGACTACCTGCGGATTCACTGGCACCTTCCCTTTTATCTCCTTCTTGCCATTTCTGCCGTGCTTTCAATCCTTATCAATCTAAAAATCGATAGTGGAAAAAAACAGGTTATTCTTCTTATTGACGTCTTGCTTTTTTTTCTTATCGGATACCCTTTGGGACCTCATCTCGATATCGAAATTATTCTTGGGATTAATCTCATTACCATCTTGGTTTTTTCCTTTTCAGATCTTTACGGAGAAAAGATTGCCTTGATCATCATTGTCGTTACCTTGATGCTACAGGCTCCATACAGCCTCTGGTTTACACAGGTACCGGCCCCTTCGATGGAGAATATGATTTTCGCCGCCTTCATCCTCGTCGTCTTCACCCTGTTTTTGTCGATTTTGAAGCGTGTGATGAATCGTTTGCATCATGAGGAGATCCGCAGCAGAAAGTACAACAGGGCCCTCGACGAACTGACGAACAACTCTTTCGACTATCAGCATATCTCACGGCAGAACGCCATGGAATTGATTCGGACCGAAAAGCAATATATCACCAGAGAAGTTCATGATATCATCAGTTACGCAATGACAAATCAGCTCATGCTGGTGCAGGCGGCCATGAGCATCAAGGATAAGAATTCTCCTGTGGTCGACGAATTACTGGAGAAGGCCAAGAATGAGATCAACGGCGGAATGTCGAAGACCAGGGCCGCCTTGGGTGAACTCCGGGATCAGGAGTTTGATCAGGAAGATGTCAATCTCCTTGTCGAGCAACTGATTGCCAAGTTCAAGAATTTTTCGCATATCGATGTCCAATTTAGGAAGGATGAGTTCTTTTCCCGCTTGCCCAGAGCCTATAATCAGACCATCTTCCATATTATTCAGCAGTGTATGACCAACACCTATCTACACAGCAGTGCAGATACAATAGAGATTCTTTGTGAACATGAGGGTAGATGTGTGGTTGTGGTGGTCAAGGACAACGGCACCAATAGCCGGGGCTTCCGTGAGGGGATCGGTATCAAGGGTATGCGCGAACGGATCGAGATGCTTGGTGGTGTGCTGAAAATTTCTGCCTTAAGCCTGGGCTTTACCGTACGTGCCGAAATTCCCATAGCAGAGGGTTGA
- a CDS encoding septal ring lytic transglycosylase RlpA family protein encodes MMQRAFFPSLLLFLLLFPGNLFSQPRVADIEAKQVGFASWYGGKFQGRKTANGEVFDTNKLTAAHKTLPFGTLVRVTNLDNDKSVEVRINDRGPFVEGRIIDLSRAAAEAIDMVGRGIAKVSLEVIGEPPGGVPQDLYRRHEKNATVTIQVASFGLRENAERTHTLLAGRGISASIETAPTGHYRVVVPHVASSELEAVRKTLSELGYPSVLIRE; translated from the coding sequence ATGATGCAGCGTGCTTTTTTTCCGTCCCTACTGCTTTTTCTCCTTCTTTTTCCCGGAAATCTCTTTTCTCAGCCACGGGTGGCCGATATAGAGGCGAAACAGGTCGGTTTCGCCTCCTGGTACGGAGGAAAATTTCAGGGTCGAAAAACCGCCAACGGTGAGGTCTTCGATACCAACAAGCTGACCGCTGCTCACAAAACCCTGCCATTCGGGACCCTTGTACGGGTAACAAATCTGGATAACGACAAAAGTGTCGAAGTGAGGATCAATGATCGTGGTCCCTTTGTGGAGGGACGTATCATCGACCTGTCCAGGGCTGCGGCCGAGGCCATAGATATGGTTGGGAGAGGGATCGCGAAAGTTTCACTGGAAGTAATCGGCGAGCCCCCGGGGGGAGTACCCCAGGACCTTTATCGGCGCCATGAAAAGAATGCAACCGTCACCATTCAGGTCGCAAGCTTCGGTCTGCGGGAGAACGCAGAACGCACACACACGCTCTTAGCAGGCCGGGGAATAAGCGCCTCGATAGAAACCGCCCCTACAGGCCACTATCGGGTCGTGGTTCCGCACGTGGCAAGCAGCGAACTGGAGGCTGTGCGAAAAACCCTCTCGGAGCTCGGCTATCCCTCGGTACTGATACGGGAATAA